From one Streptomyces sp. CA-210063 genomic stretch:
- a CDS encoding acyl carrier protein, with protein MTAGNRDVHTWLTERVATYLRRSPEDIDTSVPLADYGLDSLTALAITADIEDEFEVTVDDALTWDHPTVDALGTVLSELVGGQPEAARTSEKQA; from the coding sequence ATGACCGCTGGCAACCGAGACGTGCACACCTGGCTGACGGAGCGCGTGGCGACCTACCTGCGCCGTTCGCCCGAGGACATCGACACGTCCGTACCGCTGGCCGACTACGGCCTGGACTCGCTGACGGCGCTGGCCATCACCGCCGACATCGAGGACGAGTTCGAGGTGACCGTCGACGACGCGTTGACCTGGGACCACCCCACGGTCGACGCGCTGGGCACGGTCCTGTCCGAACTGGTCGGCGGGCAGCCGGAGGCGGCACGGACGAGCGAGAAGCAGGCCTGA